The following coding sequences are from one Delphinus delphis chromosome 17, mDelDel1.2, whole genome shotgun sequence window:
- the RAD21 gene encoding double-strand-break repair protein rad21 homolog isoform X2, with product MFYAHFVLSKRGPLAKIWLAAHWDKKLTKAHVFECNLESSVESIISPKVKMALRTSGHLLLGVVRIYHRKAKYLLADCNEAFIKIKMAFRPGVVDLPEENREAAYNAITLPEEFHDFDQPLPDLDDIDVAQQFSLNQSRVEEITMREEVGNISILQENDFGDFGMDDREIMREGSAFEDDDMLVSTGASNLLLEPEQSTSNLNEKINHLEYEDQYKDDNFGEGNDGGILDDKLISNNDGGIFDDPPALSEAGVMLPEQPAHDDMDEDDNVSMGGPDSPDSVDPVEPMPTMTDQTTLVPNEEEAFALEPIDITVKETKAKRKRKLIVDSVKELDSKTIRAQLSDYSDIVTTLDLAPPTKKLMMWKETGGVEKLFSLPAQPLWNNRLLKLFTRCLTPLVPEDLRKRRKGGEADNLDEFLKEFENPEVPREDQQPQQQQRDVIDEPILEEPSRLQESMETSRTNLDESAMPPPPPQGVKRKVGQMDPEPMIPDEDASGGDQDQEERRWNKRTQQMLHGLQRALAKTGAESISLLELCRNTNRKQAAAKFYSFLVLKKQQAIELTQEEPYSDIIATPGPRFHII from the exons ATGTTCTACGCACATTTTGTCCTCAGTAAAAGAGGGCCTCTGGCCAAAATTTGGCTAGCGGCCCACTGGGATAAGAAGCTAACCAAAGCCCATGTGTTTGAGTGTAATTTAGAGAGCAGTGTGGAGAGTATCATCTCACCGAAG GTGAAGATGGCACTCCGAACGTCAGGACATCTCTTACTGGGAGTAGTTCGAATCTATCACAGAAAAGCCAAATATCTCCTGGCAGACTGTAATGAAGCATTCATTAAGATAAAGATGGCTTTTCGGCCAG GTGTTGTTGACCTGCCTGAGGAAAATCGAGAAGCTGCTTACAATGCTATTACTTTACCTGAAGAATTTCATGATTTTGATCAGCCATTGCCTGACTTAga TGACATCGATGTGGCCCAGCAGTTCAGCCTGAACCAGAGTAGAGTGGAAGAGATAACCATGAGAGAAGAAGTTGGAAACATCAGTATTCTACAAGAAAATGATTTTG GTGACTTTGGAATGGATGATCGTGAAATAATGAGAGAAGGTAGCGCTTTCGAGGATGATGACATGTTAGTGAGCACTGGTGCTTCTAACCTCCTATTAGAGCCTGAACAGAGCACCAGCAATCTGAATGAGAAGATTAACCATTTAGAATATGAAGACCAATATAAGGATGACAATTTTGGAGAAGGAAATGATGGTGGTATATTAG ATGACAAACTTATTAGTAATAATGACGGCGGTATCTTTGACGATCCCCCTGCCCTGTCTGAGGCGGGGGTGATGTTGCCAGAACAGCCTGCGCATGATGACATGGATGAGGATGATAATGTATCAA TGGGTGGGCCTGATAGTCCTGATTCAGTGGATCCTGTCGAACCGATGCCAACTATGACTGATCAAACAACACTTGTTCCAAATGAGGAAGAAGCGTTTGCTTTGGAACCTATTGATATCACTG tcaaagaaacaaaagccaagaggaagaggaagctaATTGTTGACAGTGTCAAAGAGTTGGATAGCAAGACGATTAGAGCCCAGCTTAGTGATTACTCCGATATTGTTACTACTTTGGATCTGGCGCCACCCACCAAGAAATTGATGATGTGGAAAGAGACCGGGGGAGTGGAAAAACTTTTCTCTTTACCTGCTCAGCCTTTGTGGAATAACAGACTACTGAAG cTGTTTACACGCTGTCTTACACCACTAGTACCAGAAGATCttagaaaaaggaggaaaggaggagaggctgATAATTTGGATGAATTCCTCAAAGAATTCGAAAATCCGGAGGTTCCCAGAGaggaccagcagcctcagcagcagcagcGTGATGTCATCG ATGAGCCCATTTTGGAAGAGCCAAGCCGCCTCCAGGAGTCAATGGAGACCAGCAGAACAAACCTGGATGAGTCAGCCATGCCTCCACCACCACCTCAGGGAGTTAAGCGAAAAGTGGGACAGATGGACCCAGAACCCATGATCCCT GATGAAGATGCCTCAGGGGGTGATCAGGATCAAGAGGAAAGAAGATGGAACAAAAGGACTCAGCAGATGCTTCATGGTCTTCAG cGAGCTCTTGCTAAAACTGGAGCTGAGTCTATCAGTTTGCTTGAGTTGTGTCGAAACACGAACAGAAAGCAGGCTGCAGCAAAGTTCTACAGCTTCCTGGTTCTTAAAAAGCAGCAGGCTATTGAGCTGACACAGGAAGAACCGTACAGCGATATCATTGCAACCCCCGGACCAAGGTTCCACATCATTTGA
- the RAD21 gene encoding double-strand-break repair protein rad21 homolog isoform X1: MFYAHFVLSKRGPLAKIWLAAHWDKKLTKAHVFECNLESSVESIISPKVKMALRTSGHLLLGVVRIYHRKAKYLLADCNEAFIKIKMAFRPGVVDLPEENREAAYNAITLPEEFHDFDQPLPDLDDIDVAQQFSLNQSRVEEITMREEVGNISILQENDFGDFGMDDREIMREGSAFEDDDMLVSTGASNLLLEPEQSTSNLNEKINHLEYEDQYKDDNFGEGNDGGILDDKLISNNDGGIFDDPPALSEAGVMLPEQPAHDDMDEDDNVSMGGPDSPDSVDPVEPMPTMTDQTTLVPNEEEAFALEPIDITVKETKAKRKRKLIVDSVKELDSKTIRAQLSDYSDIVTTLDLAPPTKKLMMWKETGGVEKLFSLPAQPLWNNRLLKLFTRCLTPLVPEDLRKRRKGGEADNLDEFLKEFENPEVPREDQQPQQQQRDVIDEPILEEPSRLQESMETSRTNLDESAMPPPPPQGVKRKVGQMDPEPMIPPQQVEQMEIPPVELPPEEPPNICQLIPELELLPEKEKEKEKEKEDDEEEEDEDASGGDQDQEERRWNKRTQQMLHGLQRALAKTGAESISLLELCRNTNRKQAAAKFYSFLVLKKQQAIELTQEEPYSDIIATPGPRFHII, translated from the exons ATGTTCTACGCACATTTTGTCCTCAGTAAAAGAGGGCCTCTGGCCAAAATTTGGCTAGCGGCCCACTGGGATAAGAAGCTAACCAAAGCCCATGTGTTTGAGTGTAATTTAGAGAGCAGTGTGGAGAGTATCATCTCACCGAAG GTGAAGATGGCACTCCGAACGTCAGGACATCTCTTACTGGGAGTAGTTCGAATCTATCACAGAAAAGCCAAATATCTCCTGGCAGACTGTAATGAAGCATTCATTAAGATAAAGATGGCTTTTCGGCCAG GTGTTGTTGACCTGCCTGAGGAAAATCGAGAAGCTGCTTACAATGCTATTACTTTACCTGAAGAATTTCATGATTTTGATCAGCCATTGCCTGACTTAga TGACATCGATGTGGCCCAGCAGTTCAGCCTGAACCAGAGTAGAGTGGAAGAGATAACCATGAGAGAAGAAGTTGGAAACATCAGTATTCTACAAGAAAATGATTTTG GTGACTTTGGAATGGATGATCGTGAAATAATGAGAGAAGGTAGCGCTTTCGAGGATGATGACATGTTAGTGAGCACTGGTGCTTCTAACCTCCTATTAGAGCCTGAACAGAGCACCAGCAATCTGAATGAGAAGATTAACCATTTAGAATATGAAGACCAATATAAGGATGACAATTTTGGAGAAGGAAATGATGGTGGTATATTAG ATGACAAACTTATTAGTAATAATGACGGCGGTATCTTTGACGATCCCCCTGCCCTGTCTGAGGCGGGGGTGATGTTGCCAGAACAGCCTGCGCATGATGACATGGATGAGGATGATAATGTATCAA TGGGTGGGCCTGATAGTCCTGATTCAGTGGATCCTGTCGAACCGATGCCAACTATGACTGATCAAACAACACTTGTTCCAAATGAGGAAGAAGCGTTTGCTTTGGAACCTATTGATATCACTG tcaaagaaacaaaagccaagaggaagaggaagctaATTGTTGACAGTGTCAAAGAGTTGGATAGCAAGACGATTAGAGCCCAGCTTAGTGATTACTCCGATATTGTTACTACTTTGGATCTGGCGCCACCCACCAAGAAATTGATGATGTGGAAAGAGACCGGGGGAGTGGAAAAACTTTTCTCTTTACCTGCTCAGCCTTTGTGGAATAACAGACTACTGAAG cTGTTTACACGCTGTCTTACACCACTAGTACCAGAAGATCttagaaaaaggaggaaaggaggagaggctgATAATTTGGATGAATTCCTCAAAGAATTCGAAAATCCGGAGGTTCCCAGAGaggaccagcagcctcagcagcagcagcGTGATGTCATCG ATGAGCCCATTTTGGAAGAGCCAAGCCGCCTCCAGGAGTCAATGGAGACCAGCAGAACAAACCTGGATGAGTCAGCCATGCCTCCACCACCACCTCAGGGAGTTAAGCGAAAAGTGGGACAGATGGACCCAGAACCCATGATCCCT CCTCAGCAGGTAGAGCAGATGGAAATACCTCCTGTAGAGCTGCCCCCAGAAGAGCCTCCAAATATTTGTCAATTAATTCCAGAGTTAGAACTtttaccagaaaaagaaaaggagaaagagaaggagaaagaagatgaTGAAGAGGAGGAG GATGAAGATGCCTCAGGGGGTGATCAGGATCAAGAGGAAAGAAGATGGAACAAAAGGACTCAGCAGATGCTTCATGGTCTTCAG cGAGCTCTTGCTAAAACTGGAGCTGAGTCTATCAGTTTGCTTGAGTTGTGTCGAAACACGAACAGAAAGCAGGCTGCAGCAAAGTTCTACAGCTTCCTGGTTCTTAAAAAGCAGCAGGCTATTGAGCTGACACAGGAAGAACCGTACAGCGATATCATTGCAACCCCCGGACCAAGGTTCCACATCATTTGA